TTTTTTCCCGATCATTTGGGTAGGAGTATCCGTAGTGAAAGGGATGAATCACACCGTGCTGGAGTTCTATCACTGGGATGTCTTGGTCGTGACAAGCCTCAATGAACGTCTCTTTTCCATAACTTACCGTGAGGACCACAACACGTGGATTGATACGTTTCAACAGTCGCTTGTACAGATTGAGACGGGATGCCCGAAACGATAGCGCATCTCGGACTTCTCCAACCGCGTCAGGGCGAATGCCAGATCGGCGCTCAAAGGCCCGTTCAAAGGATTCAAGTCGGTTTAATATGTCTCTCGGGATAGTCTGAGAACTGACACCTACCTTTCGTTGAAACTCCCCGATATACTCAATGAGATCAAGATATCTGAGTCGGGGTGTTTTCGCAGGACGGCGGTGCTGTTTCTCTAACGGGGACTCCAAGTGGATGTAGTCCAGATCTGTCCCCGTATAGATTGGGTCAAAGTAAATGTCCCACCAACGGTCATCTTCAAGCTTTTTTCTCCGTTCATGACCCCATATTAGAATATCGTGCTGTGATTCGAGGAACGGATTGCGGATAACTATATTCCTCATCGCGAGCCAAAGACTGCGAAGATAATCTAACCGATTGGAATCCGATTTGGAGGTACTGCTCGCGAACACGTCACTCTGTCGTACAACCTTCCGATGTAAGTGGAATCTCACACGTTCCCAAATTGGGACACCACAAATATTGAGATCAAAGAGGTCAAACTCTGATTCCAATTCTAGAAATGTCTCATGTAACTGCTCAAATCGGACTATGTTATCGGGCATGGATGTGATCTCAGTTTATCTATAATTATCTTGTATGCCGGCACCAAAGAAACCCTTTCTTTTAGCTCTTGGCGAGACTCCCTGTTAATATATTAGTGGTTAACGCTCTACAGCTATCCACAATTCGTTATAAGTGGAGCTTCCAATTTGAGTTGGTTTAATGAGTATCTTATGTAGAGGGGACGCCCCACTCACGGGTTTCTCGAACCGGTTCGCCTCCGCTCGCTTCCCGCATCGTCGACGTGGTCAACCGTAACAGTATCCGTCCCGTTCTTCTCCGCGAGCCGTCCGGCTTCGTACAGGGTGTCGATCGCCTTCCGCGCATCGCCGTGCTCTTTCGCGGACAGCGCGGCGACTTTCGGGATGACATCTGGATCGAGCACGCCGTCCTCGAAGGCGTCCGTCCGATTTGCGAGGATCTCGCGGAGCTGGTCGGCGTCGTAGGGGTCGAATACTAGTTCGTTGTCCTGGGGACTGGAATCGAGCCGCTCGTTCCACGCGTAGGTCCCGTACTCGATCCCGGGCTCGGCGAACGCACCAGCCACAAAGGGAAACATCGCGCCGAGTGCACCAGCGAGCATCGGCGTCGTCGTGTCCATCGACTCGTTCAACTTGTCCACACCGACGGGACTTCCTGAGATCAGCGAGTCCAACTGCGTCCACCGCGGCACACTGGCGTCAGATTCGCGGGCGACTGCCGTGCGATACTGGATACACCATCCCCGGTGATCTCGTCCCGAGAGTTACCGTGCGTCGTCAGATACATCGACGTATCGAACGCCTGCATCGAGGTGTTCCGGAGGGTGTCGTAGAGCGCCTGGTAGTCTTCCAGATCCTTTCGAACCCCGCGAGCGTCTGCCCGGCGCTTCTCCCAGAGGGACTCCACGTCGGCCTCCAGGTCTTCGATCGTGTTCTCGATCGTATCGAGCGTGGCACTCGTCTCCCGCGGTCTGATGTGCAGGCTGATGTCCATCGAGTGCATCTCCGCCGTCGCATAGAGCCCTTGGGAGAGAGCCGCGTCGAGAAACCGCGCGGCGATGACTCGCTTGCGGATGGGAGCCCACGTCACACGCCCACAGGATGCTCCCGGCCGAGGGTCGAAACCCGCCCTGCTGACGCCGGGTGAGGGAGTCCTGAAACCTGCTCGGCACCGGCCGGGTTTCCTCCTGTGGGGGGAGCCGCGCCGTAAACGGCGCGGGGGATGTCAGATCGTGCTCAGATATCCGACCGTACCTAGAGATAGTCATACTCAAGAAGTTCGGGAACGGTCCTCTCGGATGTGAATCTTCGGCTCCCGGGGACGAACAGCGAGGGACGACTCGTCCTTGGGTCCGTCATCGTCAGCACGTTTTTCATCGGGTTCGGCGGCGGTGTGATCTTCCCGATCCTGCCGAATCTCGGGACGATTCTCGGGATTTCACCGTTTCTCGTCGGCATCATCCTGAGCGCGAACCGATTTTCGCGTCTGTTCGCGAACGCGCCGGCCGGGAGTCTCGTGGACCGATTCGGGACGAGAAAACCGTTCGTCGTCGGGATGGTCATCCAGGGAATCTCCACGTTCGGCTACGTCATCGCACTGCTCGCTCCGTTTCCCGCAGCGTGGTTCATGGCTGCCCGCGTCCTCTGGGGCGTCGGAAGCGCGCTCGTCTTCGCGACCGCGTACACGATCGCCGACGACATCAGCGACGGTGGCTCGCGGGGCTCGAACATGGGGCTCATCAGGGGCGGGGTGCTTTTCGGATTCCCGACTGGAGTGGTGCTGGGCGGCCTCGTCAGCGAACTCTTCGGGAACGTCGTCGCGTTCGCGGTCGCTACCGCCTTCGCGTTCCTCGCCAGCGTCATCGCATATCAGACGGTGCCCGAAACACACGTCGACGGAGAGGTGAACCAGTCGGTCAAACCGTGGGATATCAATACGAGTCTCCCCGCGGTCACGGTCGGCCTGGTCAACTTCGCCGTGCTGTTCGTCTACATCGGTGCGCTGTTCGCGACGCTCGTCCTGTTTCTCGACCCGAATCAGCTCAGCGTCTTTGGATTTGACGCCCAGGGCTCCTCGGGCCTGTTCATGGGGGTCACCGTCGTCGCCGCGGGGCTGTCGATGTATCTCGGGGGATACGTCAGCGACCGGAACCAGTCACGAGTCCCGATTCTGCTCCTGTTTCTGGGCGTCACGTCGATCGGATTCCTGCTGCTCGCACTCGCGGACTCGGCGCCGACCCTGGCTATCGCCTGCGTGTGTATCGGACTCGGACAGGGCGGCACGAGCGGGCCACTGATGGCGCTGTTAGGCGATCTCGTCGCCGACGGCGAGATGGGACGCGCCGTGGGGACGAACAACGTCTTCGGTGACATCGGCGGGGGGTTTGGTCCTATTGTTACCCTCCCAATCGTCGAAATCGTCGGCTTCTGGCCCGTGTATTTCTGCTGTGCGGCCATGCCGCTCGTCGCGGCCGTGGTCCTCCTGGGTGGTGTCCGACGAGAGACCGGGTACTTTCTCCCGAGTGTCGGTTCCTGAGGTGACGTCCGCTGTGCCGCCCGCAAACGCGCTTCGAGCCGAGAGTTTCGATACCACGCGCATCGGACTCGAAGAACTCCCCGGCAAACTCTAGTTGGGTGAGAGGATGCATACTGGCTTCCAGAGTACTCCGTCGAGAGCGCTCCACCGCAGGTGGCGCCGATACAACTCGTGTAGCGCGTCCCCCTACAGGCCTTATGTAACAATCTTTTCGCCCCATCGGCAGTATTGATACATAAGATTCGATCACCTCGAATTAGCGCGGCGAACCCGATGTCGCACCCGGTAGTCTGCGGTCGGGTTTCGGACAACCACACGTGTCTCGTGTACAGTACAACAGATGTCGCCCCGAAGGCGGGAGCTCCACCCCGCCCAACAGAAATCCAACACTTGTGGTGTCACTCACTTCCTCACATTCGTTCTATTCAGGTACGTAATTTAATAACCTATACCGTCGAACACGGATGGACAGGATTCGGGCGTCCTATGACACATACGATCTATGAACATCTGTCGACACTGCTACCTGTGATATCGACACGCTGGCAGACGATCACCAGTGGGGCTGTCGCGTCGACTGGGCTTCCGAACCGATGATACTGGACCAGAACACGAACGGGCGTGGACGACACGGGCTTGATGCGGATCAGAACACGAACGGGCGTGGACGACGCGAACTGGGTCCGGCCCCGAATCTCCCGGTCGCCGATAAACCACGGGCCGTGTTCGCCGGGAACGAGGAGCACCCGGGCGGATGACCGGTAAGCCGGATCCGTTCCGCGTCCTTCTGGTCGCCGACGACCCGGAACTCGTGGCGGCAGTCGAAGACCGCCGCTGTACGAACGGAACAGTTCTAACGGCGGCGACGGGGGAAACCGGACTGGCAACCGTCGAGGACCGGGCCGTCGACTGCGTCGTCGCCGGACACGAACTCCCCGATTGGGACGGTATCGAGCTCTGTCGGCGGCTCCGCGGCACCGGCGTCAATCCGCCGGTGATCCTCTGTCCCGGAGACGGGAGCGAAGCGCTCGCCAGCGACGCCATCTCGGCAGGAGTCTCGGAGTACGTGCCGCGCCCGGACGGGGCCGACCCGTCCGAACTCGCCGACCGGGTCGGCGAGGCCGTCGACCGGGTACGGTCGAACCGGTCGGCCGACGCGGCCCAAGTTGAAGGCGCGATCGACGACGCGTCCGACGAGACCGAGCACGAGCACGACCGCAACCGCGACCGAGAACTCGAACGACAGCGGGACCGCTACCGCGCGGTCTTCGACGAGGCCTTCGACGCGATGGTGATCGCCGACGACGAGGGTCGATACGTCGAAGTCAACGACAGCGCGACCGAGCTGTTCGGGCTTCCCGAGGCGGAGCTACTGGGGCGCTCGATCGGGGAGTTCGCGCCCGCGGAGTTCGACTTCGAGGCGGCGTGGCGAGCGTTCCGCGAGTCCGAGGCCGACCGGGGGACGTTCCCGCTCGTCGACGCGGACGGCGAGGAACACGTCGTCGAGTACGCCGCGACCACGGACATCGTCCCAGGGCAGCACCTCTCGGTGATACGGGACGTGACCGACCGCGAGGAGCGCAAGCGCGAACTCGAACAGCGCGAGCAGCGCTACGCGAACCTCGTCGAGGAGTCGCCGGCGCCGATAAACCTGTTCGACAGCGACGGCGAGACGGTCTGGGGGAACGACGCGCTCGTGGACCTGCTCGGCGTCGACAGTCGGGCGGACCTCGTCGGCCGGTCCGTCTTCGATTTCATCCACCCGGACGACCACGGCGCGGCGACGGAGGAACTGGAGCGCGTGTTCGAGAAGGGGGACGCCGTCGGACCGACGGACATCCGGCTCACGTGTGCGGACGGCGAGACGCGCCACGTCCGCGTGAAGACGACGCTGGGCTGGTACGAGGGCGAGCGCGTCGGCCAGGCGGTCGTCGTCGACATCACCGAGCTCCGCGAGCTGGAGTCGAAGCTCCGGCGAAACGAGCGGCGTTACCGGACGCTGGTCGAGATGTCGCCCGAACCGATACTCGTCCACAGCGGCGGGACCGTCGTCTTCGCGAACGACGCGGCCGCCTCCCTCGCCGGCGTCGAGAGCGTCGACCGGCTCGTCGGGACCTCGATCGTCGAGTACGTGGCGCCCGACGAGCGCCACGAGGTGGCTCGCACCGCCCGCCGCGCGGAGCGAGGGGAGTCCGCGCCGACGGACCACGAGTGGACGATACGGACGCGCGAGGGGGAGCAGCGCCACATCGAGACGACGGCCCATCCGATCACCTACGAGGGCGAGCAGGCCGTGCTCACGGCCGTCAAGGACGTCACGGACCGGTTCAGACACGAGGCGATGCTGACGGCGCTCAACGAGCGAGTGCGGGCGATGACCTGCGCCGAGGGACGGGAGGCCATCGCGACCGTGGCCGCGGAGACGCTGGCCGAACTGCTCGACCTCGACGGGGCGGTCGTCTTCGAGTTCGACGGCCAGGACGACCTCGTCCCGCTGGCGCCCGCGGAGGGAGACGACGGGTCCGACGACCGGCCACGGCGGATCACCGACGGTCCGGTCTGGGACGCCTTCGCCAGCGGCGAGGTCCGCACCTGTGGCATGGCCGGTGCGACCGAACCCGAGGCGGAGTTCCCGTTCGTGTCCGTCCTCGTCGTCCCGGTGGGCAACCACGGGGTGCTGGTCGGCGGTGCGACGAGCGAGCGCTCGCTCACGACCGCACAGCGGGAGGTCGCCGAGCTCGTGGCCGAAAACCTCGAAGCCGCGCTCGACCGCGCCGAGAACGAGTCGGCGATCCGGGAGCGCGACTCGCAGCTGCGCCGACAGAACCAGCAGCTCGAACAGCTGAACCGGCTCAACCGGATCATCCGCGAGATCAACCAGGCGCTCGTCCGCTCGACGAGCGAGGCGGAGATCCGGGAGAGCGTCTGCGACCGATTGAGCGCCGCGAACCAGTACGCGTTCACCTGGGTCGGCGAGCGCGACCCGTCCGAGGAGCGGACCCGGCCGCTGGAGTGGGCGGGAGTCGACTCGGAGTACGTCGACACCCTCCGGGCCGACGGCTCCCGGCAGCCGCTCCAGCGCATGGTCGACGCCGCCTACCGCGAGGGGTCGATCCAGGTCGTCGACGACGTGCTCGAGGACGACGACTGGGAGCGCTACCGGAAAGACGCGCTGACCTATGGCTTCCGGTCGATCGCCGTCGTCCCGGTCTGCCGCGGCGACGCGGTCGATTGCGTGCTCGTCGTCTACGCGGAGGCGGCCGACACGTTCGACGGCGAGGAGCGGCGCGTCCTCGAAGAACTGGGCGACACGGTCGGCTACGCGCTCCGGAACGTCCGGCGAACCGACGCGGTCCACCCCGAGGCGAACACGGAGGTCGAGCTGACGGTCGGGACGGAGCGGCTGTTCGCGAACCGCCTCTCGGCCGAGCTGGGCGCGACCGTCGAGTTCGTCGGCGCGATCGACGGCGAGGACGGCGCGATCCGGGCGTTCTTCAGACTCGACGGGGAGTCGGTGGAGCCGGACCGGCTGACCGACTTCGAGTTCGTCCGCTCGGTCCAGCCGCTCTCGGTCGACGACGCGCCGGGCCTGTACCAGCTGACGCTCTCGACGCCGCCGCTGTTCGCGACGCTGCGGGCCGACGACGCCCAGCTGCGGGCGCTGACGGCCGAGAACGGGACGACGACGCTCACCGTCGTCCTCACCGGCGATGTCGGCGTGCGTCCGTTCGTGGACGACGTGCAGTCGATGTACCCGGAGACGGAACTGCGTGCGCGCCGGGAGGACCCCGAGCCGGTCGAGACCAGGCAGCTGTTCCGCGAGAACATCGTCGAACGGCTCACGGAGCGACAGTTCGACGCGCTCAGAGCGGCTCACTACGGCGGGTTCTTCGAGTGGCCGCGCGTGAGTTCGAGTTCAGAACTCGCCGAGACGCGCGACATCGCCGCGTCGACGTTCCAGTACCACCTGCGCGCCGCCGAGCGGAAGGTGATCGACGCCGTCCTCGGGTCGACCTGAGCCGGCCACCTCTAGTCACCTAGACTGGGTCGCCGTCGCACTACCACGTATGTACACAGTACCGACAGGCCGTTCGAGACCAGTGATCGCCCATGGCGGATACGGATCACGCCGAGGTCGAACGTCGGGTCCACCACGACTGGGACGGCGATACCTCGCTCACGACGACGATCGTCGACGCGATCGCCGGTCTCGACGACGACTACCTGTCCGGTGATAAACATCTCTACCAGCGAATCGACCCCGACGCGCTCGAACGCCTGTTCGTCTCGCGGTCCGGGATCCCGCGGTCGGAGGGGCGTGTTTCGTTCCCGTTCGGCGGTTGCCAAGTGACCGTCCACGCGTCGGGCGACGTTCTCGTCCGACCGCGGACAGGGAGGGCGGTCAGCCGTGACGAGTCCGCATGACAGGGTCGAACGAGGTCGTCCTCGTCGTCGAGGACGACCCCGAGATCGCCGCGCTGTACGCGCGCTGGCTCTCCGAGGAGTACCAAACCCGGGTCGCCCACGGACCGGACGAAGCGCTCGACCGGCTCGACGAGTCGGTCACGGTCGTCCTGCTGGACCGGCAGCTATCGGAGGGCGATGGCGAGTCGGCTCCCGACAGCGAGTCGGCACCCGACGGCGAGTCGGTACTCGACGCGATCGCAGCCTCCGAATACGACCCCTCGGTCGCGCTGGTGACGGCCGTCGAACCGGACTTCGACATCGTCGACATGGATATCGACGCGTATCGCCTGAAACCGCTCACCCGGACCGAGCTCCTGGAGCTCGTCCGGTCGCTGCGGCGCAGGGCCCGCTACGACGCGTCGCTCTCCGAACTGTTCTCGCTCGTGTCCAAGCGGGCGGCGCTGATGGCCAGTCGGTCCGACGAGGAGCTGCGGGACAGCGACGAGTACCGCGAGCTCGTCGCGCGACTCCAGACGGTCAACGCACGGACGGACGACCTCGTCCGCGGGCTGAGTGCGCGGGACGTGGAGACGCTGTTCCGCCAGCTGGAGACGCGACGGGGAGGGCCGGGCGGTGACTGACGCCGGCGACGAGCGGATCTCCACCGGGATCGACGGGCTCGACCGGGTACTCCACGGCGGGCTCGTACCCCAGCGGGGGTACATGGTCACCGGTCGACCGGGGACGGGCAAGACGATCCTCGGTCTTCACTTCCTAACCGCGGGCGACGACGGCGCCCGGCTGTTCGTGAACCTGGAGGAGTCCGAGGCGGATATCCGGACCAACGCGGCGAAGCTCGGGTTCGACCTCGACGACGTGGCCTTTCTCGACCTGAGCCCGGGTGCGGACGTCTTCACCGACGGCCGGCAGTACGACATCTTCGAGCCCGACGAGGTCGAGGGTCCGACCGTCTCCGAATCCATCGCCGACCGGGTCCGGGAAGTCGACCCCGATCGGGTGTTCATCGACCCGCTGACGCAGCTGCGCAACCTCGCGCCCGACGACTACCAGTTCCGCAAGCAGGTCAACGGCCTCACGCAGTTCCTCCGCCAGCGGGACGCGACCGTCCTGTTCACCTCGCAGGCGACCGAGCGGGCGCCCGACGACGACCTGGAGTTCATCAGCGACGGGGCGCTGAAACTCGCCCGCGACGACGCCGGGCGGACGCTCTCGGTCCCGAAGTTCCGCGGCTCGGACACCGAGTCCGGCGCCCACTCGGTCCGGATCACCGACGAGGGGATGGTCGTCTTCCCCGTCCTGCTCCCGGAGGCACACGGCCGGACGTTCGCGGCCGAGTCCATCTCCTCGGGCGTCCCGGAGATCGACCAGATCCTCCACGGCGGGATCGAACGCGGGACCGTCACGATCCTGAGCGGCCCGACCGGCGTCGGGAAGACGACGCTCGGCACGCAGTTCATGAAAGAGGCCGCGGGTCGCGGCGAACGGTCGGTCATCTACATGTTCGAGGAGAACACGGAGACGATGATCGCCCGCTCGAAGGCGGTGAACATCCCGGCCGAGCGGATGGTCGAGCGCGGGACGCTGGCCGTCGAGGAGGTTGAGCCGCTGGAGAAGTCCCCCGCCGAGTTCGCATCGATGGTCCGGGCCGAGGTCGAGGAGCGCGACGCGGAGATCGTCATGATCGACGGCATCGACGGCTACCGGCTCTCGCTCCGGGGCGACGAGTCCGACCTCGAACGGGAGCTCAACAGCCTCGGCCGCTACCTCAAGGACATGGGCGTCGCGGTGATCCTGGTCGAGTCGACCAACGCGATCACCGGCCAGTTCCAGCCGACCAACAGCGGTCTCAGCTACCTCGCGGACAACATCGTCTTCCTGCGGTACCTCGAGATGGAGGGCGAACTCCGGAAGGCGATCGGCATCCTCAAGAAACGGACGAGCGACTTCGAGCGCGCGCTCCGGGAGTTCGAGATCACCGAACACGGGATCACCGTCGGGGACCCGCTCACCGGCCTCCGCGGCATCCTCAGCGGGACGCCCGAGTTCACGGAGTCCCGGTCGCCGCCGGATCGATGACGGGTCGCACCGGTGGCCCGGCCGAGACGGACGCGACCGACCCCACCGGAGCGGTCGGCCGGGACCGGCCGCGCGTGCTCGTCTGGCTTGCACACGAGGAGAACAGGCGACTGCTCACCGGGTGGCTCTCGGCGTCCTACGCGGTGTCGACGGTCGAGACGCCCGAGGGGCTCCCCGACGAGTTCGACCTCTGTCTCGTCGACGAACCCACTTTCGCCCGGCATCGCGACGCGCTCGTCGAATCCGGGGCGCGCGTGGACTCGGCATTTCGCCCGTTCCTGCTGGTCAGGTCGGCCGACGGCTCCGAGCTCCCTCCCGCGGTCCGGCGCCACGTCGACGAGGTGATCGACGCGCCCATCAGACAGGCCGAGCTGCGGATGCGGATCGAGGGACTGCTGGACCGCCGCCGGCAGTTCGTGGCGCTCCGGCGACGGAACGAGCTGATCGAGGCGCTCCACGCGGCGACCCAGGAGATGAGCGCCGTGGGCGAGCCCGGGCGGGTCTGCGATATCGCCGTGAACGCCGCACAGCGGGCGCTCGACCTCCCGCTGACGGCCGTCTGGCTCGCCGACGACACCGGAACGCGCCTGGAGCCGGCCGCGGAGACGGCCGAGAGCGAGCGCGTCTTCGAGGGCCTGCCGACTTTCCGGGCCGACGGGGACAGCCTCGCCTGGCACGCGTTCGAGACCGGCGAGACGATGGTGTTCGACGACCTGCGCGAGGAGGTCCCCGACGAGCACCTCTTCGACCCGGAGACACCGATCCGGAGCGAGCTCGTTATCCCGCTGGGTGAGTTCGGCGTCCTGATCACCGGCGCGACGGTCCCGCGGTCGTTCGGGGACAACGACATCCACGGGGCCGAGCTGCTCGGCACGGCCACGACCAGCGCGCTCGAACGGGCCGACCGCGAACAGACCCTCGCACAGCGAACGTCCCAGCTTGAGTTCTTCAACAGCATCGTCCGCCACGACGTGCTCAACGGGATGACGGTCATCCAGTCCCGGGCGGACCTGCTCGCGGAGCAACTCCCAGACGACCACCACCGCCAGTACGCCCGGACGATCCGGGAGTGGTCGGACGATGTCGTCGCCGTGGTCGAGCGCGTCGGGTCGGTCCTCGAGACGCTGACCGGCGGGGCCGTCGCCGACCGCGAGCCGGTCGACCTCTCGGCGACGCTGGAGCGCGAACTCGAGGCCGTCCGGACGACCTATCCCGACGTGACCGTCGAGACATCCATCCCGGCGGGCGTGACGGTCCTGGCGGACCAGCTCCTCGCGGAGGTACTCGGGAACGTCGTCCGGAACGCGGTTGAGCACAACGACCCGGCCGACCTCGCGCTCGCGGTCACCGTCGAAGAGGGGTCGGAGTTCGTGACCGTCCGGATCGCCGACACGGGGACGGGGATCCCCGACGACCGGAAGGAGTCGGTGTTCAGACGCGACGAGACCGGCCACGCGAAGTCGACCGGCACGGGGTTCGGGCTCTTCTTCGTCGATACGATGATCGACGAGTACGGCGGATCCATTCACGTCGAGGACAACGACCCGACTGGCGCGGTCTTCGTCATCACCCTCCGGACGTGTGACTCATGACAGAACATTCGAACGACAACCCGAACACTGGCACGGATACGGACCCACTGGTACTGATCGTCGAAGACGAACCGGATGTCGCCACCTCCTACGAGCTGTGGCTCCGCGACGCGTACGGGATCTGCCGGGCCGAGACCGGCGAGGAAGCCCTCGAGATACTCGACAACCGCGACGTCGATGTCGTGCTCCTCGACCGGATGCTGCCCGGGATCTCGGGTGACGAGGTCCTCGCGGCGATCCGCGACCGGGGGCTTGACTGCCGGGTCGCGATGGTGTCGGCCGTCTCGCCCGGTATCGAAGTCGCCGAAATGGGCTTCGACGGATACGTCACGAAACCGCCCGGCCCCGACGAGTTGCGCAACACCGTCGAGCGGCTGGTCGACCGGGGAACCCTCGACGACGACCTGCAGGAGTACTACTCGCTGGTCGCGCGTCGGTCCGCGCTCGAAACCGAGTTCGGTCACGCCGAACTAGTCCACCACGAACAGTACAGGGCGCTCGTCGACCGGATCGAACGACAGCGGGCGAGCGTCGACGCGTCGATGGACGACCTGGACGACGCCGCCGGCTTCGTCGGCGCCGTCCGCGCGATCGATCCGACCGACGGCGAGTTGCCGAACGATGGGACGGACGGTGGGACCGACGACGGGACGAACGACAGGAGGTTCGAGTGAGTTCCGATGGGCGACACTGACCGCGTCCTGTCGGGCGATTCGCTCGCGAGCCTCGACCCGGGGACGAACGTGCTGATACGCGGCCCGTCGATGGTCGGCAAGCGGGAGGCCACGCTCGGGCTCCTGGCGACCGGGCTCGATACCGGCGACGGGCTGGTCTACGCGGCCACGGACGAGAGCGCGGACTCGGTCGTCGCGTATCTCTCCCGTGACCGCCCGTCGTCTCACCTCGACCGCGTAGGGATCATCGACTGTTCAGGCCGAGGCCGTTCGCGCGTCTCGGACCGCGTCGCGGTGGAGTCCGTCTCCGCACCGAGCGACCTCACCGGGATCAGCATCGGAACGGCGAAACTCGTCGCGCGCCTCTCGAACGGCGGCGTCCCGTCGATCCGCTACGGCGTCCACTCCGTCTCGACACTGTTGCACTATCTCGACACGCCGACCGTGTTCAAGTTCCTCCACATCTACACGGCTCGCATCAGGAAGACGGACGGGATCGGCGTGTTCACGCTCGAGTCGTCCGCTCACGACAGCAAGACGGTCCACACGATCGCCAGCGAGTTCGACGGCGTGATCGAACTGCGCGAGGGCGACGACGGCCGCGAACGCCGCGTCTCCGGCCTGGCCGGTGCTCCGGACGGGTGGCACCCGTTTTGAACTGAGTCGTTTTCAGCCGATGTGTCGACGCGCGACCGTTCGCTGGGGTCGGCCGCGTAGCAGGTCCCGCTCTGGACTGCCCGGAACAGTGCGCCTGCGTATCCCCTCGACCGCAGGTTAGCCGCGTCTGGCCGACCAGCCGCTGCTGTCGGACGACTGCAGCCTCCTCAGAAAACCCAGACCGATCCGACAGTTCGGATCGGCCCGTGGTCGGTGTGAGCTATTCCACCTGGACGGTCGGCTCCATGTCGTGAGCCAGCCGCATCAGGTTCCACACGGGCGACCGCTGCGCACCCGCAGCCAGGATCTCGGCGTCCTCGTCCGAGAGGTCCTCGCCGCTGACCGCGATCTCGATGCGGATGTCGTCGAAGCTCTCGTCGGAGCGGTCCACGTCGTGGATCATAAAGATCACCCGCGGATCGAAGTCGAGGCGGACCGTGGTTTCGAGCCCCTCCAGTTCGATGTCGTTGGCCAGCGCGGTCACGCCGACGGCGACGTTCACGCACCCGGTGAGCGCCGCGAGCGCGACCTCGATCGGTTCCATCCGGTCGGTCGGACCGACGAAGCCAGTCGCCTCCTCGACTTCCTTCCAGGCACCCAGCGGGAGCGTGTATTCGCGTGTCTCGCGTTTGATCTCTTCCCCGCCCAGCGAATACGCGTCCACCTTCGCCAGACTGTGGAAGAGTCGCCCCTCGTAGAGCGCACTGGCACCGAGTTCGAACGCGACTTCCTCCGGGTTCTCGCTCGCGTACTCCACGAACTCGTGGAACGCCTCCAGATCTACTCCATGCTTCACTGATTCTTTCGGTTGGGTTGTTGCCATTGGGACCCTCCTGGTTCGAACCGGACCCCACCACCTAGCGTGTAAATCCCCAGACAGGGGAGTGGTTGAACCGTATTCCTATAGATCGTTCGTGACGTTAGCCGTTGTCGCCGGCTAGTAGACCGATGGCTGTCGAAGAGCTACAGGTTCTCTACAGATGAGCAAGGCGAGTGTTTCGGGCGGTTGACCCCCGAGGTAAGCCGACACTCGGACGTGTCCTGCTCGTTCGAGTTC
Above is a genomic segment from Halosimplex halophilum containing:
- a CDS encoding ATPase domain-containing protein, with the protein product MTDAGDERISTGIDGLDRVLHGGLVPQRGYMVTGRPGTGKTILGLHFLTAGDDGARLFVNLEESEADIRTNAAKLGFDLDDVAFLDLSPGADVFTDGRQYDIFEPDEVEGPTVSESIADRVREVDPDRVFIDPLTQLRNLAPDDYQFRKQVNGLTQFLRQRDATVLFTSQATERAPDDDLEFISDGALKLARDDAGRTLSVPKFRGSDTESGAHSVRITDEGMVVFPVLLPEAHGRTFAAESISSGVPEIDQILHGGIERGTVTILSGPTGVGKTTLGTQFMKEAAGRGERSVIYMFEENTETMIARSKAVNIPAERMVERGTLAVEEVEPLEKSPAEFASMVRAEVEERDAEIVMIDGIDGYRLSLRGDESDLERELNSLGRYLKDMGVAVILVESTNAITGQFQPTNSGLSYLADNIVFLRYLEMEGELRKAIGILKKRTSDFERALREFEITEHGITVGDPLTGLRGILSGTPEFTESRSPPDR
- a CDS encoding sensor histidine kinase, whose translation is MTGRTGGPAETDATDPTGAVGRDRPRVLVWLAHEENRRLLTGWLSASYAVSTVETPEGLPDEFDLCLVDEPTFARHRDALVESGARVDSAFRPFLLVRSADGSELPPAVRRHVDEVIDAPIRQAELRMRIEGLLDRRRQFVALRRRNELIEALHAATQEMSAVGEPGRVCDIAVNAAQRALDLPLTAVWLADDTGTRLEPAAETAESERVFEGLPTFRADGDSLAWHAFETGETMVFDDLREEVPDEHLFDPETPIRSELVIPLGEFGVLITGATVPRSFGDNDIHGAELLGTATTSALERADREQTLAQRTSQLEFFNSIVRHDVLNGMTVIQSRADLLAEQLPDDHHRQYARTIREWSDDVVAVVERVGSVLETLTGGAVADREPVDLSATLERELEAVRTTYPDVTVETSIPAGVTVLADQLLAEVLGNVVRNAVEHNDPADLALAVTVEEGSEFVTVRIADTGTGIPDDRKESVFRRDETGHAKSTGTGFGLFFVDTMIDEYGGSIHVEDNDPTGAVFVITLRTCDS
- a CDS encoding response regulator; translation: MTEHSNDNPNTGTDTDPLVLIVEDEPDVATSYELWLRDAYGICRAETGEEALEILDNRDVDVVLLDRMLPGISGDEVLAAIRDRGLDCRVAMVSAVSPGIEVAEMGFDGYVTKPPGPDELRNTVERLVDRGTLDDDLQEYYSLVARRSALETEFGHAELVHHEQYRALVDRIERQRASVDASMDDLDDAAGFVGAVRAIDPTDGELPNDGTDGGTDDGTNDRRFE
- a CDS encoding RAD55 family ATPase, with protein sequence MGDTDRVLSGDSLASLDPGTNVLIRGPSMVGKREATLGLLATGLDTGDGLVYAATDESADSVVAYLSRDRPSSHLDRVGIIDCSGRGRSRVSDRVAVESVSAPSDLTGISIGTAKLVARLSNGGVPSIRYGVHSVSTLLHYLDTPTVFKFLHIYTARIRKTDGIGVFTLESSAHDSKTVHTIASEFDGVIELREGDDGRERRVSGLAGAPDGWHPF
- a CDS encoding OsmC family protein, with the translated sequence MATTQPKESVKHGVDLEAFHEFVEYASENPEEVAFELGASALYEGRLFHSLAKVDAYSLGGEEIKRETREYTLPLGAWKEVEEATGFVGPTDRMEPIEVALAALTGCVNVAVGVTALANDIELEGLETTVRLDFDPRVIFMIHDVDRSDESFDDIRIEIAVSGEDLSDEDAEILAAGAQRSPVWNLMRLAHDMEPTVQVE